One region of Arvicola amphibius chromosome 3, mArvAmp1.2, whole genome shotgun sequence genomic DNA includes:
- the LOC119808800 gene encoding uncharacterized protein LOC119808800, producing MEATKKVGGPDPSGPQGHPLCGSQQPKGGFRGSQGPWMSSRFLYSKQGLSLSTGAIADVGCSSTPQAPLSQPIHPLRQDSAQVSSQCNYTQGSQDTPRLSSSNSFPNPAVGTQEHLLIDDGTQTLPLCMCNDSTSTDDKTQYGFDLSQIQLQTERESKAPAKVLVGWGKGTCDISQMLSVDLRKNRWLPYLSGESGAVEGQDPLQTLAQAPVQVQGQDKGPCLTQAPTLNKTTSSPSLPLPTSIQASAPAVTATPAPAAAAVEPYTSSPDHLTVATKDPSFDLKNQLSILLDFPKKEKVSFPLKESPSTPAPTPAEFPAHTKEQEVAKMQVPPKQSEDPGKKSPIHTSRLDISTPASGCPDALKTQRSSHKICSSQPDMQHPKACNNNCSNVPLPAYQGTCKKQSPPQTPREAMQIPISSAPTCQLQGAEEDHVLVFDMATGNTRMGLLCHDPTGSRAVLVGLTPNHPLTHISENMLSARTLPRPILSPNSDHPSLWSTTAMLSSPVPSSLSAGSYREVALASKEARHNLEVRNSPGTETPIRIGMLARPAVPGTPLQYGEKIPAQVPDPSLSKSEAEKIDPGRTIWMLDSPRMQDGSTVHTRKLQWIKPDTASTANIQTVLRSPLQEKVDNNNQEEVNFAQPSGPQAEDSGQSFLTGQNLQARQLPVAEQGSLSGQLPSVKQHPLPSPSHLGEQTPLSRQLSLTRQVPVAVKSSITKEPTFTSGESVQPSTQGNPTHVGILRVPLVSEEACIYVKRDKVGNSSAQRSSIHPLPSWQPADSHRTYQEQLSLMTFTGCKDLPISMVGTESQSGHPFKLTAEDMTCSPAAVHPGLLRGNCYELVSTMDALQVQTPVLCHHSPSPYQNMAAIVIDTGTGFTKCGLAGEDHVLSVVPSQVQMLQHPAQGQPQYVVPEHQEGSYSVLNRGVVSDWDALEVLWQHLFYCKLRVQPEEMAVLVADSPISPRTNREKVAEILFERFHVPAMQTVHQALLTLYAYGRTTGLVVGSGHGTSYVAPILTGDLAPLDTYRLDVAGSDLTAYLAQLLLAGGHPPPKAGLVRQIKEACCYVAMDMTSEMARNQSQTRVELVLPDKQVITLGSERFCCPEALFQPNLLGLNQPGLPQLALLSISRLETKQQEQLLANVVLEGGSTLVNGFPERLRQELGPGATVLGSPHRAVAAWLGGSIMACRDSFQNLWLSRRQYEEEGPWAIYKYQL from the coding sequence ATGGAAGCCACCAAGAAGGTGGGGGGCCCTGATCCATCGGGCCCCCAGGGCCATCCCCTGTGTGGCAGTCAGCAGCCAAAGGGTGGCTTCAGAGGGTCCCAGGGACCATGGATGAGCTCAAGATTCCTTTACTCGAAGCAGGGTTTATCACTGTCCACCGGGGCCATCGCTGATGTGGGCTGTAGCTCAACCCCCCAGGCTCCCCTCTCTCAGCCTATTCACCCACTACGCCAGGATTCTGCTCAGGTCAGTTCCCAGTGTAATTATACACAGGGCTCTCAGGACACCCCGAGATTATCCTCTTCTAACTCATTTCCAAACCCTGCTGTGGGAACCCAAGAGCATCTCCTCATAGACGATGGGACTCAGACTCTACCACTGTGCATGTGCAACGACAGCACCAGCACCGACGACAAAACCCAGTATGGGTTCGACCTCTCCCAGATTCAGTTACAGACTGAGAGGGAGAGCAAAGCtccagctaaagttctggtagGCTGGGGCAAAGGAACCTGTGACATTAGCCAGATGCTCTCTGTAGATCTCAGGAAGAATCGATGGCTACCCTACCTCTCAGGAGAGAGTGGTGCAGTTGAAGGTCAAGATCCTTTGCAGACTCTGGCTCAGGCTCCAGTCCAAGTTCAGGGGCAGGACAAGGGTCCATGTCTGACTCAGGCTCCTACCCTAAATAAGACGACTTCTTCACCATCATTGCCTCTTCCAACTTCAATTCAGGCTTCTGCTCCAGCTGTCACTGCAACCCCAGCACCTGCGGCAGCTGCAGTTGAACCTTATACCTCTAGTCCCGACCACCTGACTGTGGCCACTAAAGACCCATCTTTCGATCTCAAGAACCAATTGTCCATTCTCTTAGATTTTCCCAAAAAGGAGAAAGTGTCCTTTCCTCTTAAGGAGTCTCCTTCCACTCCAGCACCTACTCCAGCAGAGTTTCCAGCCCACACCAAAGAGCAAGAGGTTGCCAAGATGCAGGTACCACCCAAGCAATCTGAGGACCCTGGAAAGAAATCTCCAATCCACACCTCCAGGCTAGATATCTCAACACCAGCCTCAGGGTGTCCTGATGCTCTCAAGACACAGAGAAGTAGCCACAAGATTTGCAGTTCTCAACCAGACATGCAGCACCCCAAAGCCTGCAACAACAACTGCTCCAATGTGCCACTACCTGCCTATCAAGGGACCTGCAAAAAGCAGTCCCCACCACAGACTCCCAGAGAAGCCATGCAGATTCCCATTTCTAGTGCTCCAACCTGCCAGCTCCAGGGTGCTGAAGAAGACCATGTGCTGGTATTTGATATGGCCACAGGCAACACGAGGATGGGGCTGCTATGCCACGATCCCACGGGCTCACGGGCAGTGCTTGTAGGTCTTACGCCCAACCACCCATTGACTCACATCTCTGAAAATATGCTGTCTGCTCGGACATTGCCCAGGCCCATCCTCTCCCCTAACAGTGATCACCCCAGCCTGTGGTCCACCACAGCCATGCTATCTAGCCCTGTGCCCTCAAGCCTCTCAGCGGGAAGCTACCGCGAGGTAGCCCTGGCTTCCAAGGAGGCCAGACACAACCTAGAGGTGCGGAATTCCCCTGGCACTGAAACCCCTATCAGGATTGGGATGCTGGCTAGACCTGCTGTACCGGGGACACCCCTCCAATATGGTGAAAAGATACCGGCCCAAGTTCCTGATCCTAGCTTGTCCAAATCTGAGGCTGAAAAGATTGACCCTGGCCGCACCATCTGGATGTTGGATTCCCCCAGGATGCAAGACGGCTCCACAGTCCATACTAGAAAATTGCAGTGGATAAAGCCAGATACTGCTTCAACAGCCAATATCCAAACAGTGCTCAGATCTCCACTccaggagaaagtggacaacAATAATCAGGAAGAGGTTAATTTTGCTCAGCCTAGTGGCCCTCAGGCTGAAGATTCTGGTCAGAGTTTCCTCACTGGGCAAAACCTCCAGGCTAGACAGCTACCTGTAGCTGAGCAGGGCTCCTTATCTGGTCAGCTCCCCTCTGTCAAACAGCACCCCCTTCCTAGTCCATCTCATCTTGGTGAGCAGACTCCTCTTTCTAGGCAACTTTCCCTCACCAGACAGGTCCCCGTCGCAGTGAAGTCTTCCATCACCAAAGAGCCCACCTTTACCTCTGGGGAGTCTGTCCAGCCCTCCACCCAGGGCAATCCTACACATGTGGGAATTCTCCGAGTACCCTTGGTATCTGAGGAGGCCTGCATTTATGTGAAGAGAGATAAAGTTGGAAACAGCAGTGCCCAAAGATCCAGCATACATCCGCTCCCATCCTGGCAACCAGCCGACTCCCACAGGACCTACCAGGAACAACTGTCCCTGATGACGTTTACAGGTTGTAAGGACTTGCCCATATCCATGGTGGGCACTGAGTCCCAGAGTGGACATCCCTTCAAGCTGACGGCTGAGGACATGACATGCTCACCAGCGGCTGTGCATCCGGGTCTTCTCCGAGGGAACTGCTATGAGCTAGTATCCACTATGGATGCTCTACAGGTGCAGACACCGGTGCTTTGCCACCACTCACCCAGTCCCTATCAGAACATGGCAGCCATAGTGATTGATACAGGCACAGGATTTACCAAATGTGGACTAGCTGGAGAGGACCATGTCCTCAGTGTGGTCCCCTCACAAGTGCAGATGCTGCAGCATCCAGCTCAGGGCCAGCCCCAGTATGTGGTACCTGAACACCAAGAGGGCTCCTACTCTGTACTGAACCGAGGAGTGGTCTCTGACTGGGATGCTCTAGAGGTACTGTGGCAACACCTGTTCTACTGCAAGCTCCGGGTGCAGCCTGAGGAGATGGCTGTGTTGGTGGCTGACTCCCCCATCTCACCACGTACCAACAGAGAAAAGGTGGCCGAAATACTCTTTGAGCGTTTCCATGTGCCGGCTATGCAGACAGTTCATCAGGCTCTACTGACACTCTACGCTTATGGGCGTACCACTGGGCTGGTGGTGGGGAGCGGCCATGGGACCTCCTATGTGGCACCCATCCTCACTGGGGACCTGGCTCCACTTGACACCTACCGGCTAGATGTGGCTGGTTCTGATCTCACTGCTTACCTGGCTCAGCTGCTCCTGGCAGGGGGCCACCCACCACCCAAGGCAGGACTTGTCAGACAGATTAAAGAGGCCTGCTGTTATGTGGCTATGGATATGACCTCTGAGATGGCCCGAAATCAGTCCCAGACTCGGGTGGAGCTTGTACTCCCAGATAAGCAAGTTATCACACTTGGGTCTGAGCGCTTCTGTTGCCCCGAGGCTCTCTTTCAACCCAATCTGCTAGGTCTCAACCAGCCAGGCCTCCCACAGCTGGCCCTGCTAAGTATTAGTCGGCTGGAGACcaagcagcaggaacagctgctGGCCAATGTGGTTCTGGAAGGTGGTAGCACCCTGGTCAATGGTTTCCCTGAGCGCCTGAGACAGGAGCTGGGCCCTGGTGCCACTGTGCTGGGTTCTCCCCACCGTGCAGTTGCTGCTTGGCTTGGGGGTTCCATTATGGCATGTCGGGACTCCTTCCAAAACCTGTGGCTCAGCCGCAGGCAATATGAAGAGGAAGGCCCATGGGCTATCTACAAATATCAGCTGTGA